A genome region from Methylohalobius crimeensis 10Ki includes the following:
- the argA gene encoding amino-acid N-acetyltransferase — MDTTSYVRWLRSSSPYIHAHRGRTFVVTFGGETLLDPTFPHLIHDLALLHGLGARLVLVYGIRPQIENRLSARGIAWRYADGLRITDAAALACVKEAAGTARVEIEALLSMGLADSPMAGVRLRVSSGNFVTAKPLGVRDGVDFEFTGEVRRVDKEAIHRQLDQGNLVTLAPLGYSPTGEIFNLSAEEVATSVASALNADKLLILMETACRDSATEQAIPQMTCQEARDLLVAKTFDPETSRHLEAAVAAINRGVARVHLLDRHTDGALLLELFTRDGIGTLISAEPFENLRPARLEDIPGILELIEPFERQGILVKRSREKLEMEIGDFWVIDRDGLVVGCAALHAFPTDRIGELACLVLHPDYRGQDHGRRLLEHIEYQARRKGLTQLVALTTRTAHWFLERGFQLTDFKALPTQRRKYYNNTRNSKVLIKAL, encoded by the coding sequence TACATTCACGCCCATCGTGGCCGAACCTTCGTGGTCACCTTCGGCGGAGAAACCCTGCTCGATCCAACCTTTCCTCATCTAATCCATGATTTGGCCCTGCTCCACGGGCTGGGCGCCCGTCTGGTCCTGGTGTATGGCATTCGTCCTCAGATCGAAAACCGCCTTTCGGCTCGAGGAATTGCCTGGCGCTACGCCGACGGGCTTCGCATCACCGATGCGGCGGCGCTGGCTTGCGTCAAGGAAGCGGCCGGTACCGCCCGCGTGGAAATCGAAGCGCTGTTATCCATGGGACTGGCCGACTCTCCGATGGCGGGGGTGCGGTTGAGGGTCAGTTCGGGAAATTTCGTAACCGCTAAGCCCCTAGGGGTGCGAGATGGAGTTGATTTCGAGTTCACCGGGGAAGTCCGGCGGGTGGATAAAGAGGCGATTCATCGGCAATTGGATCAAGGCAACCTCGTAACGCTGGCGCCGCTCGGATATTCACCCACCGGCGAAATCTTCAATTTGAGTGCGGAAGAAGTGGCGACCTCAGTGGCGAGTGCGCTAAACGCAGACAAATTATTGATCTTGATGGAAACCGCCTGTCGGGATTCCGCCACGGAACAAGCCATTCCCCAGATGACCTGCCAAGAAGCCCGTGACTTACTGGTGGCAAAAACCTTCGATCCGGAAACCAGCCGTCACCTTGAGGCGGCGGTTGCCGCCATCAACCGAGGCGTGGCGAGGGTTCATCTTCTCGACCGGCACACGGACGGTGCTCTGCTCCTGGAGCTTTTCACCCGCGACGGCATCGGCACCCTGATCTCGGCCGAGCCCTTCGAGAACCTGCGCCCGGCACGACTCGAAGATATCCCGGGAATCCTGGAACTCATCGAGCCTTTCGAACGGCAAGGCATACTGGTCAAGCGTTCGAGGGAAAAATTGGAAATGGAAATCGGTGATTTTTGGGTCATCGACCGCGACGGCCTGGTCGTCGGCTGCGCCGCCCTGCACGCATTTCCCACCGACCGCATCGGAGAACTCGCCTGTCTGGTCCTGCATCCGGACTACCGCGGCCAGGATCATGGCCGTCGCCTGCTCGAGCACATCGAATATCAAGCACGCCGGAAAGGATTAACCCAATTGGTCGCGCTCACCACCCGAACCGCCCATTGGTTCCTGGAACGAGGTTTCCAACTGACGGATTTTAAAGCCCTTCCAACTCAACGCAGGAAATATTACAACAATACCCGAAACTCCAAAGTGCTCATCAAAGCCTTATGA
- the cpdA gene encoding 3',5'-cyclic-AMP phosphodiesterase, which produces MTLHSDSKPTPVTWHLAHHGKPLRLLQISDSHLLEHPRQTLMGVNTERSFREVLIRLQNTEEWPPDLILVTGDLVQDPFPGAYERLFDYLEKLEIPWACLPGNHDDPAMMARIMCRKEQHCAGRILSRSWQIICLNSHRHGSHGGHLNPKELEYLTGCLAETSDFFSLIALHHPPLSVGSAWMDTMRLDNGPELLDCLARFPNVKGVIFGHVHQVFESRYRSIRLWSTPSTCFQFQPKSETFALDVEAAGWRWLELHPSGQIHTWVKRLDHPPPDLDFSLAGY; this is translated from the coding sequence ATGACCCTGCATTCCGATTCAAAACCTACCCCCGTCACCTGGCATTTAGCCCACCACGGGAAACCGCTCAGGCTGTTGCAAATCTCCGACTCACACTTGCTGGAGCATCCCCGGCAAACACTCATGGGCGTCAATACGGAACGAAGTTTTCGCGAAGTATTAATCCGACTTCAGAACACCGAAGAATGGCCGCCCGATTTGATCCTCGTGACCGGGGATCTGGTCCAAGACCCTTTCCCGGGCGCCTATGAGCGTTTGTTCGACTATCTCGAAAAACTTGAAATTCCGTGGGCCTGCCTTCCGGGTAATCACGACGATCCGGCGATGATGGCTCGCATCATGTGCCGAAAAGAACAACATTGCGCCGGACGTATCCTGAGTCGGTCCTGGCAGATTATCTGTTTAAATAGTCACCGCCACGGCTCTCACGGCGGGCATCTCAACCCGAAGGAATTGGAGTACTTGACCGGTTGCCTGGCGGAAACCTCCGATTTTTTCAGCCTGATCGCCCTTCACCACCCTCCCCTCTCGGTGGGAAGCGCCTGGATGGATACCATGCGGCTCGACAACGGCCCGGAACTTTTGGATTGTCTCGCGCGTTTTCCCAACGTGAAAGGCGTCATTTTCGGCCACGTCCATCAAGTATTCGAGAGCCGGTATCGGTCGATTCGATTGTGGAGCACTCCCTCCACTTGCTTCCAATTCCAGCCCAAATCGGAAACCTTCGCGCTCGATGTCGAAGCGGCCGGGTGGCGTTGGTTGGAACTTCACCCCAGCGGCCAAATTCATACGTGGGTAAAGCGACTGGACCACCCGCCGCCGGACCTCGATTTTTCCCTGGCGGGCTACTGA
- a CDS encoding porin family protein, whose protein sequence is MKQLLTAAVFLGWSSICGAEEQGWLGTAQIHGFLSQGFVLTSANNFYGDSESGSLDFTEAGVNLSVRPYGPLMLAAQGVFRRVGRINPNEFRLDYALADYAFWSGTEGRAGIMLGRVKNPLGFYNETRDVAFTRPTIFLPQSIYFDRTRNFGLASDGFQFYGEYSTNWGDWFLRLGAGWPNGTKDKEFERLVIGGNFPGRFEPRFSYIGRLSYELQGGLIRLALTGAQVHSRYDPSRSNPFQAGDATIAPVIFSAQYDGEKFSLTGEYALRFSEVNNFGRLLPDMSVTSESYYLQAGYRPLPSVELVARYDVFFADRDDTSGRKFAALTGRPRHTRFARDWTVGIRWDITNAFMVRAEYHNVDGTGWLAFSESPDLSERQRHWHMFALLASFRF, encoded by the coding sequence ATGAAACAACTTCTGACTGCGGCGGTTTTTTTAGGATGGAGCTCGATCTGTGGCGCGGAAGAGCAAGGATGGTTAGGGACCGCTCAAATTCATGGCTTTTTGAGTCAAGGTTTTGTCCTGACTTCGGCGAATAATTTTTACGGCGACAGTGAAAGCGGCAGCCTGGATTTTACCGAGGCCGGCGTCAATCTCTCGGTACGACCTTACGGGCCGTTGATGCTGGCGGCGCAAGGTGTATTTCGCCGTGTCGGACGGATCAACCCCAATGAATTTCGGCTCGATTATGCCCTGGCCGACTATGCCTTTTGGTCCGGTACCGAGGGCCGCGCGGGGATCATGTTAGGCCGGGTCAAAAATCCCTTGGGTTTCTATAACGAAACTCGGGATGTGGCTTTTACTCGGCCGACGATTTTCCTCCCCCAGAGTATTTATTTTGATCGAACCCGTAATTTTGGTCTTGCCAGCGACGGATTTCAATTCTATGGAGAATATTCCACCAACTGGGGTGATTGGTTTCTTCGTCTGGGAGCGGGTTGGCCTAATGGTACTAAGGATAAGGAATTTGAGCGTTTAGTTATTGGTGGAAATTTTCCCGGTCGTTTTGAGCCGAGGTTTTCTTATATCGGGCGTTTATCTTATGAGCTGCAAGGCGGATTGATACGTTTGGCCTTGACGGGGGCTCAAGTACATTCCCGATATGATCCTTCTAGGAGCAATCCTTTTCAGGCTGGAGATGCAACGATAGCACCAGTCATTTTTTCTGCCCAATACGACGGTGAAAAGTTTTCTCTGACCGGTGAATACGCACTGCGTTTTAGTGAGGTTAATAATTTTGGTCGTTTATTACCCGATATGAGTGTCACCAGTGAGAGTTATTATCTTCAAGCAGGCTATCGTCCGTTGCCTTCCGTGGAGCTAGTCGCCCGCTACGATGTGTTTTTCGCCGACCGCGACGATACCAGCGGTCGTAAATTCGCCGCCCTCACCGGCCGTCCCCGTCACACCCGCTTTGCCCGCGATTGGACGGTAGGCATCCGTTGGGATATTACCAATGCGTTTATGGTGCGCGCCGAATACCACAATGTGGATGGCACCGGCTGGCTGGCTTTTTCGGAAAGCCCGGATCTTTCCGAGCGCCAGCGGCATTGGCATATGTTTGCGTTGTTGGCGTCTTTCCGTTTTTGA
- a CDS encoding type 2 periplasmic-binding domain-containing protein, which produces MPGLRWVSWLVLLPILLIGDLLCYGDESVSAPVTITHPDVVVDSLRRNEARAIFAMRRRTWPDDTPIKVFVLPDNHPLHRAFCKKVLRIYPHQLRRIWDRNVFSGTGQAPIEVDSVEEMRKQIASMDGAIGYLGGEGLDTSVKAVTVH; this is translated from the coding sequence TTGCCTGGATTGCGTTGGGTAAGTTGGCTGGTTTTGCTGCCGATTTTGTTGATCGGCGATTTGCTTTGCTATGGTGATGAATCAGTGTCCGCTCCCGTCACGATTACGCATCCCGACGTTGTGGTCGATTCGTTGCGCCGCAACGAGGCGCGTGCGATTTTTGCCATGCGTCGCCGTACCTGGCCGGATGATACCCCGATAAAAGTTTTCGTCCTACCGGATAATCACCCGCTTCATCGCGCCTTTTGTAAAAAGGTTTTGAGAATCTATCCCCATCAATTGCGCCGAATCTGGGACCGGAATGTGTTTTCCGGCACTGGTCAAGCGCCTATTGAAGTTGACAGTGTGGAGGAAATGCGTAAACAAATCGCTTCTATGGATGGCGCGATCGGTTATTTGGGGGGGGAGGGTCTTGATACATCGGTGAAGGCTGTCACAGTCCATTGA
- a CDS encoding RNA pyrophosphohydrolase has translation MIDSEGYRLNVGIVLCNDSGQVFWARRVGMRSWQFPQGGIKSRESPEVAMFRELYEETGLIRKDVDVIGRTQNWLRYRLPERYIRRHSFPLCIGQKQVWFLLRLRGQENRIQLDRCHKPEFDAWRWVDYWRPVREVVYFKRAVYRQALAELGELLIQGTVPVDPKGFLTTRGQF, from the coding sequence ATGATTGATTCTGAAGGTTATCGCCTAAATGTGGGAATCGTTTTGTGCAACGATTCCGGCCAGGTTTTTTGGGCGCGGCGGGTGGGGATGCGTTCCTGGCAGTTTCCCCAAGGGGGGATCAAGTCGAGGGAGAGTCCGGAGGTTGCCATGTTTCGCGAGTTATACGAGGAAACCGGGCTTATCCGAAAAGATGTCGACGTGATCGGCCGAACCCAGAACTGGTTGCGTTATCGGCTTCCGGAACGATATATCCGGCGTCATTCGTTTCCTCTTTGTATCGGACAAAAACAAGTCTGGTTTTTGCTGCGGTTGCGAGGGCAGGAAAATCGCATTCAATTGGACCGCTGTCACAAGCCGGAGTTCGATGCCTGGCGATGGGTGGATTATTGGCGTCCGGTCCGGGAAGTTGTTTATTTTAAGCGGGCCGTCTACCGGCAAGCATTGGCGGAATTGGGGGAGTTGTTGATTCAAGGCACGGTTCCGGTCGATCCTAAGGGTTTTCTGACGACCCGCGGTCAGTTCTAA
- a CDS encoding histidinol-phosphatase gives MIPNQSLTLFDLDNTLLGGDSDYLWGQFLVEQGIVDPETYAAANRRFYQQYRQGSLDIAEFLTFSLKPLSEHPPERLYAWRERFVAEKIEPLVLPAAQILVHYHRERGDRLAIITATNAFVTEPIAELFGIQHLIATQPEFRQGRYTGRFTGTPCFQAGKVTRLMAWLREQGLSMKQSTFYSDSHNDLPLLEKVRQPVAVDPDSSLEQTARHRNWPILTLRQTAEPVRLDGPS, from the coding sequence GTGATTCCAAACCAGTCTCTCACCTTGTTCGACCTGGACAATACGCTCCTCGGTGGCGATAGCGACTACCTATGGGGCCAATTTTTGGTGGAACAGGGCATTGTCGATCCCGAAACTTATGCAGCGGCCAACCGCCGCTTTTATCAGCAATACCGGCAAGGCAGCTTGGACATTGCCGAATTTCTCACCTTTTCCCTCAAACCCTTGAGCGAGCATCCTCCGGAACGCCTGTACGCTTGGCGCGAACGGTTCGTCGCTGAAAAAATCGAGCCTCTCGTTCTTCCCGCGGCCCAGATCCTGGTACACTACCATCGAGAACGCGGCGATCGATTAGCGATTATTACCGCAACCAATGCTTTCGTTACCGAGCCGATCGCTGAATTATTCGGCATCCAGCACCTGATAGCCACTCAGCCGGAATTTCGTCAAGGACGCTACACCGGCCGATTCACCGGCACCCCTTGCTTTCAAGCAGGCAAGGTCACGCGCCTGATGGCATGGCTTAGGGAACAAGGTCTGAGTATGAAACAGTCCACTTTCTACAGCGACTCCCACAACGATCTGCCCCTACTGGAGAAAGTCCGCCAGCCGGTGGCCGTCGATCCGGATTCTTCTCTGGAACAAACGGCCAGACACCGCAATTGGCCGATTCTAACCTTGCGTCAAACCGCTGAGCCTGTACGCTTAGATGGTCCCTCTTAG
- a CDS encoding sulfurtransferase TusA family protein — MRQQFSFAQSDRTATDDQARFFMRIEENWQEVHNNKSAIILFLLYLRISQSMEFDRELDTSGLNCPLPLLRLKKTLNEMGSGQVVHVIATDPASILDFGVFADQTGHGILEQIEANGIYHYWVRKK; from the coding sequence GTGCGACAGCAGTTCAGCTTTGCGCAAAGCGACCGGACCGCCACCGATGATCAGGCAAGGTTTTTTATGCGGATTGAGGAAAATTGGCAAGAAGTCCATAATAATAAATCTGCTATCATTTTGTTTTTATTGTACTTGCGCATAAGTCAATCTATGGAGTTTGACCGGGAGCTGGATACCAGTGGACTGAATTGTCCTTTACCTTTGTTACGCCTTAAGAAAACCCTGAATGAAATGGGAAGCGGCCAGGTCGTCCACGTCATCGCCACCGACCCCGCTTCTATATTGGATTTTGGCGTTTTTGCCGATCAGACCGGTCATGGCATTTTAGAACAGATCGAGGCCAACGGTATCTACCATTATTGGGTCCGCAAGAAGTAG
- the cysG gene encoding siroheme synthase CysG: MDFLPIFLNPHKKPCLIIGGGPVALRKAELLSHTDAIVTALAPAFHPNFEPLVRSGKVVLRRKAFDSSDLKGFALVIAATDDTTLNATIAHSARKSGLWVNVVDQPELCDFIMPAIVDRSPLIIAVSSGGRAPVLARMIRARLESLIPANFGRLAELAGRFRTRVKPVVPNPKERRRFWERVLQGSVGELMLAGQTTAAAEAMEAALKSTNKDHVPLGHVALVGAGPGDPDLLTFRALRLMQEADTVVFDRLVSAEILALVRRDAEKIYAGKARSEHTLPQEQINHLLVRLAKEGKRVVRLKGGDPFIFGRGGEEIESLAAEKIPFTVVPGITAASGCASYAGIPLTHRDHAQSCLFVTGHRRGDQPNLDWNKLVVPQQTLVIYMGLLGLQEICQALIRHGMAPDMPAALIQSGTTPQQKVIIATVSTLAERAREKNAAAPTLIIIGEVVKLSEKLSWFQGQEKGEEK, translated from the coding sequence ATGGACTTCTTGCCAATTTTCCTCAATCCGCATAAAAAACCTTGCCTGATCATCGGTGGCGGTCCGGTCGCTTTGCGCAAAGCTGAACTGCTGTCGCACACCGACGCTATCGTGACCGCCCTCGCACCCGCATTCCACCCTAATTTCGAGCCACTGGTCCGGTCCGGCAAAGTCGTGCTGAGGCGGAAAGCTTTCGATTCCTCCGATTTGAAAGGTTTCGCGCTGGTCATCGCCGCCACCGATGACACCACCCTCAATGCCACCATCGCTCATAGCGCTCGAAAAAGCGGCCTATGGGTCAACGTGGTGGATCAACCCGAGCTGTGCGATTTCATCATGCCGGCCATCGTCGATCGATCGCCACTGATTATCGCCGTATCCAGCGGGGGACGTGCCCCCGTCTTGGCCCGAATGATCCGGGCGCGGCTGGAAAGCCTGATCCCGGCCAATTTCGGACGCTTGGCGGAACTCGCCGGCCGATTCCGTACTCGCGTTAAACCGGTCGTTCCCAATCCCAAGGAACGACGCCGATTCTGGGAACGAGTTCTGCAAGGATCGGTGGGCGAACTGATGCTGGCCGGTCAAACCACCGCCGCGGCGGAAGCGATGGAAGCAGCCCTTAAATCTACGAACAAAGATCACGTCCCGTTAGGTCATGTGGCGCTTGTGGGAGCCGGCCCCGGCGATCCGGATCTATTAACCTTCCGCGCCCTGCGCCTGATGCAAGAAGCCGATACGGTCGTATTCGACCGTTTGGTATCGGCGGAAATTCTGGCATTAGTCCGCCGCGATGCGGAAAAAATCTATGCCGGCAAGGCCCGCTCCGAGCATACCCTGCCCCAAGAGCAAATCAATCATTTATTGGTCCGCCTGGCCAAAGAAGGCAAGCGGGTGGTCCGTCTCAAGGGAGGCGACCCCTTCATTTTCGGACGCGGAGGCGAAGAAATCGAGAGTCTCGCCGCCGAAAAAATCCCCTTCACCGTCGTTCCCGGAATCACCGCCGCCTCGGGTTGCGCGAGCTACGCGGGCATTCCTCTGACCCACCGCGACCATGCCCAATCCTGCCTATTCGTCACCGGCCACCGCCGGGGTGACCAACCTAATCTCGACTGGAACAAGCTGGTGGTGCCGCAACAAACCCTGGTGATCTACATGGGATTGCTGGGTCTGCAAGAAATCTGTCAAGCGCTCATTCGACATGGAATGGCTCCGGACATGCCGGCCGCATTGATTCAATCGGGCACCACCCCCCAGCAAAAAGTCATCATCGCCACCGTTTCCACCCTGGCCGAGCGGGCTCGAGAGAAAAATGCAGCCGCGCCGACCTTAATCATAATCGGCGAAGTGGTGAAATTAAGCGAGAAACTTTCCTGGTTTCAGGGCCAGGAAAAAGGAGAAGAGAAATAA